In one Limosilactobacillus oris genomic region, the following are encoded:
- a CDS encoding glucose-6-phosphate isomerase: protein MTQVKFDSSALKQFVHDNELGEMQAMVKAADDELRNGTGAGAAYRDWLHLPSEYDKDEFERIKQAAKKIQSDSDILVVIGIGGSYLGAQMAIDFLHNTFYQAQDAKDRKYPLVIFAGNSLSSTYVHDLLELIGDKDFSVNVVSKSGTTTEPSIAFRIFKKKLIEKYGLEEANKRIYATTDKAKGALKTEADANGYESFVIPDGVGGRYSVLCPVGLLPIAASGADIDQLMAGAAQAEQDYVNPDLSKNEAYQYAAYRNILYRKGYETELLENYEPNMRMFAEWWKQLAGESEGKDQKGIYPSSANFTTDLHSLGQYIQEGRRFLMETVVKLDKPNFDVEIPSEEDNLDGLGYLEGKTMDFANTKAYEAVVAAHTAGGVPVMTVHIPEENEYTLGYLIYFFEVAMGISGYLNGINPFNQPGVEAYKTNMFGLLGKPGYEEVGKQLRAEMEKNN, encoded by the coding sequence ATGACACAGGTAAAATTCGATAGCAGTGCTTTGAAACAATTTGTTCATGACAACGAACTCGGCGAGATGCAGGCAATGGTCAAGGCCGCAGATGATGAACTCCGCAACGGGACCGGTGCCGGGGCCGCCTACCGCGACTGGCTCCACCTTCCAAGCGAGTACGATAAGGATGAATTTGAGCGGATCAAGCAAGCCGCCAAGAAGATCCAGTCCGACTCCGACATCTTAGTTGTCATCGGAATCGGGGGCTCCTACCTCGGTGCTCAGATGGCAATCGACTTCCTCCACAACACTTTTTATCAGGCGCAGGACGCCAAAGACCGGAAGTACCCACTGGTCATCTTTGCCGGGAACTCCCTCAGCTCGACCTACGTTCACGACCTGCTGGAACTGATTGGTGACAAGGACTTCTCCGTCAATGTCGTTTCCAAGTCCGGGACGACGACCGAACCGTCCATTGCCTTCCGGATTTTCAAGAAGAAGCTGATTGAAAAGTACGGTCTGGAAGAAGCTAACAAGCGGATTTACGCCACGACCGACAAGGCCAAGGGGGCGTTGAAGACCGAGGCCGACGCCAACGGTTACGAATCCTTCGTCATTCCTGATGGGGTCGGTGGCCGTTACTCCGTCCTCTGCCCGGTTGGCCTCCTGCCAATCGCCGCTTCTGGTGCCGACATTGACCAACTGATGGCTGGTGCGGCCCAGGCGGAACAGGACTACGTTAACCCAGACCTGTCCAAGAACGAGGCTTACCAGTACGCCGCCTACCGGAACATCCTCTACCGGAAGGGCTACGAGACTGAACTCCTGGAAAACTACGAGCCCAACATGCGGATGTTCGCCGAATGGTGGAAGCAGCTGGCCGGTGAATCCGAAGGGAAGGACCAGAAGGGCATTTACCCATCCAGTGCTAACTTCACGACTGACCTCCACTCACTTGGTCAATACATCCAAGAAGGACGCCGCTTCCTGATGGAAACCGTTGTGAAGCTCGACAAGCCAAACTTCGACGTGGAGATCCCAAGCGAAGAAGATAACCTTGACGGCCTCGGCTACCTGGAAGGGAAGACGATGGACTTCGCCAACACCAAGGCCTACGAAGCTGTAGTGGCTGCCCACACGGCTGGTGGCGTACCAGTAATGACCGTTCACATCCCAGAAGAAAATGAATACACGCTGGGCTACCTGATCTACTTCTTTGAGGTGGCCATGGGGATTTCCGGTTACCTGAACGGGATCAACCCATTCAACCAACCAGGGGTGGAAGCCTACAAGACCAACATGTTTGGCCTGCTGGGCAAGCCGGGTTACGAAGAAGTCGGCAAGCAGCTCCGCGCTGAAATGGAAAAGAACAACTAG
- a CDS encoding sugar O-acetyltransferase yields the protein MEENTKRMLAGKPYCPATAELDAFAQFAHRLCRDYTLTTDEDTVERTAIIEKLFPNHGASTYIQGPMFVDYGRFTTLGDNFYANANLTLLDTCPVTIGDNVMCGPNVSIITAMHPLRYQQRNPRQLPDGRFADYEYGKPVTIGSNCWLAANVTICPGVTIGDGCVIGAGAVVTQDMPANSLALGVPAKAVRQITEDDNLDSLPY from the coding sequence ATGGAAGAAAATACCAAGAGAATGCTGGCGGGCAAGCCCTATTGCCCAGCCACTGCGGAGTTAGACGCGTTCGCCCAGTTCGCTCACCGCCTGTGCCGTGACTACACATTGACTACGGATGAAGATACCGTCGAACGAACAGCCATTATCGAAAAACTATTCCCCAACCATGGTGCTAGCACCTATATTCAGGGTCCCATGTTTGTCGACTATGGTCGGTTTACAACCCTTGGTGATAATTTCTACGCCAATGCCAATTTAACGCTTCTCGACACCTGTCCCGTCACCATTGGCGATAACGTCATGTGCGGCCCGAACGTCTCCATTATTACCGCCATGCACCCGCTCCGTTACCAGCAGCGTAACCCACGCCAGCTTCCAGACGGCCGCTTTGCTGACTACGAGTACGGCAAACCCGTTACGATTGGCAGCAATTGCTGGCTAGCCGCCAACGTCACAATCTGCCCAGGGGTCACGATTGGCGACGGCTGTGTCATCGGCGCAGGCGCCGTCGTTACACAAGATATGCCGGCCAACTCGCTGGCACTCGGTGTTCCTGCCAAGGCAGTCCGTCAAATCACTGAAGACGATAACCTAGACAGTCTCCCATATTAG
- a CDS encoding GRP family sugar transporter, producing MVLTYLLALVPAVGWGIMPLITGKVGGSTINQTFGIGAGATIIGLIAFLTAQLSGNPGAVVVSARGFWISVICGALWSTGQIGQFVSFKRMGVSNTIPLSTVFQLIGNSLIGVIIFGEWHSTMARLIGFGALLVVIIGALMTSVTDESSGKRVTVKNFFFLLCTTFGYWVYSAFPKIPWLKDEKSLGIFLPEMIGILIGAVIYTFVSGNAKAFKQKEQYLNIFGGLSWGIAALAYIFAGRALGVNVAFVFTQMNVVIATIGGVLVLHEHKTSREMAFTIAGIILIVAGSILTAFAH from the coding sequence ATGGTGTTAACTTATCTACTTGCATTGGTGCCGGCTGTCGGTTGGGGGATTATGCCCCTGATTACCGGTAAAGTTGGTGGCTCGACGATTAACCAGACCTTTGGAATTGGTGCCGGGGCCACAATCATTGGTTTAATTGCTTTTCTGACTGCACAGCTATCGGGTAACCCTGGTGCCGTAGTTGTTAGTGCCCGCGGCTTCTGGATTTCCGTTATTTGTGGGGCGCTCTGGTCGACTGGTCAGATTGGTCAGTTCGTGTCCTTCAAACGGATGGGCGTTTCTAATACTATCCCGCTATCGACTGTGTTCCAACTGATTGGGAATTCCCTGATTGGGGTCATCATCTTTGGTGAGTGGCATTCTACGATGGCCCGCCTGATTGGTTTTGGTGCTTTGCTTGTCGTAATCATTGGTGCCCTGATGACCTCCGTGACCGACGAAAGCTCTGGTAAGCGGGTAACGGTTAAGAACTTCTTCTTCCTGCTGTGCACAACCTTTGGTTACTGGGTTTACTCCGCCTTTCCAAAGATTCCGTGGCTTAAAGACGAAAAGTCGTTGGGAATCTTTCTGCCAGAAATGATTGGGATTTTGATTGGTGCTGTGATTTACACCTTTGTTTCTGGCAATGCGAAGGCCTTCAAGCAAAAGGAACAGTACTTGAATATCTTCGGGGGCCTTTCCTGGGGTATCGCTGCCCTAGCCTATATCTTTGCTGGCCGGGCGCTCGGGGTCAACGTGGCCTTTGTCTTTACCCAAATGAACGTGGTAATCGCCACTATAGGGGGAGTATTAGTATTACATGAACACAAGACCAGCCGTGAAATGGCCTTTACAATTGCCGGAATTATCTTAATTGTCGCTGGGAGTATCTTGACGGCATTTGCCCACTAA
- a CDS encoding sensor histidine kinase: protein MKLMYRLMLSFFTIIVILMVILSISFIKVTNQSMYQDTWRQLRQDADSLVEDSIRYDPVDHSFAGFVTPALHSDARLLSHQDVHFAIYGRDQEQLFASNGFTPTITAAKWAKLEKGETIYVKMTTPRLSKQVAATNMPRMTEIIRPYRNKNKLVAVVAIATFVSPIERNMHQIKLNLLVALLFAGLMTLLVSYFFSRSITVRIKRLRELTHQVAKGNYDVRLRILGNDEIGDLGRSFNQMTASLQSSHEEIHSQEERRRQFMANAAHEMRTPLTTINGILEGLQYDVIPEEDKQHSIELMQNETKRLIRLVNDNLNYEKIRTNQISMERKLFDASAVLQNLKEQLGKKARAQGDQLELSVPDGLLVYADYDRFVQIMFNIIQNAIQFTENGVIKISGQQRGHGTQFVVQDNGIGMTADQQDNIWERYYKADKSRMNTKYGESGLGLAIVHQLVQLHSGKITVKSELGKGSTFTVFFPDSQTALRNQQAKDEN from the coding sequence ATGAAGTTAATGTACCGGCTGATGCTCAGCTTTTTCACCATCATCGTGATTTTGATGGTGATTTTAAGTATTTCCTTTATTAAGGTGACTAACCAGTCGATGTACCAGGATACCTGGCGGCAGCTCCGGCAGGATGCCGATAGTTTGGTCGAGGATTCAATTCGTTACGACCCGGTTGACCACTCCTTTGCCGGTTTTGTAACTCCTGCCCTGCATTCGGATGCTCGCTTGCTGAGCCATCAGGACGTTCATTTTGCCATCTATGGACGGGACCAGGAACAACTCTTTGCCAGCAACGGCTTTACCCCAACCATTACGGCTGCTAAGTGGGCAAAGCTGGAAAAGGGGGAGACTATCTACGTTAAGATGACTACTCCCCGGCTTTCCAAGCAGGTTGCGGCGACTAATATGCCCCGGATGACCGAAATTATCCGCCCTTACCGTAACAAGAACAAGCTAGTAGCCGTAGTAGCGATTGCGACCTTTGTGTCACCGATTGAACGGAATATGCACCAGATCAAGCTGAACTTGTTAGTGGCGCTCCTCTTCGCCGGCTTGATGACGTTGCTGGTCAGCTACTTCTTTTCCCGGTCAATTACCGTTCGGATCAAACGGCTGCGTGAGCTGACCCACCAGGTTGCTAAAGGCAATTACGATGTCCGTCTGCGGATTTTGGGTAATGATGAAATTGGGGACTTGGGGCGGAGCTTTAACCAGATGACGGCCTCGCTGCAGAGTTCGCACGAAGAAATCCACTCCCAGGAGGAGCGGCGGCGTCAGTTTATGGCCAATGCCGCTCATGAAATGCGGACTCCGTTGACGACGATTAACGGAATCCTCGAGGGGCTTCAATATGACGTGATTCCAGAAGAAGATAAGCAGCATAGCATCGAATTGATGCAGAATGAGACCAAGCGGTTGATCCGCCTGGTCAACGACAATTTGAATTACGAAAAGATTCGGACAAACCAAATTTCGATGGAACGAAAGCTGTTTGACGCATCTGCGGTTCTCCAAAACCTCAAGGAGCAGTTAGGAAAGAAGGCCCGTGCGCAAGGCGACCAACTGGAATTGTCAGTGCCAGACGGTCTCTTGGTGTATGCCGATTACGACCGCTTCGTGCAAATTATGTTTAATATTATCCAAAACGCAATTCAGTTCACGGAAAATGGTGTGATTAAGATTAGCGGTCAACAGCGAGGACACGGGACGCAGTTTGTCGTTCAGGATAACGGTATCGGGATGACGGCTGACCAGCAGGACAACATCTGGGAACGCTACTATAAGGCCGACAAGTCACGGATGAATACCAAATACGGGGAGTCCGGGCTGGGCCTGGCAATCGTTCACCAGTTGGTCCAGCTCCATAGCGGTAAAATCACGGTAAAGAGTGAATTGGGCAAGGGGAGCACCTTTACAGTTTTCTTCCCCGATAGTCAAACCGCCCTGCGCAATCAGCAGGCGAAAGATGAAAATTAA
- a CDS encoding response regulator transcription factor: protein MNILMIEDNHSVCEMMAMFLKKQNWQYEFAYDGVEAEEKFNAAPDKWDVILLDLNLPKKDGMQVAADIRRVSPTVPLIMLTARDTESDQVLGLEIGADDYVTKPFSAITLIARIKALYRRSQLAKQPAEQPGAADRDFDVKTKNFRMNTKTREVFLYDQQIDDLTPKEFDLLKTLASKPRQVFTREQLLQLVWDYEYYGDERTVDAHIKKLRQKLEDLGPQVIKTVWGVGYKFDDEAD from the coding sequence GTGAATATCCTGATGATTGAAGACAACCATTCCGTCTGTGAAATGATGGCAATGTTCTTAAAAAAGCAAAATTGGCAGTATGAGTTTGCCTATGACGGGGTGGAAGCGGAGGAAAAGTTTAACGCTGCCCCGGACAAGTGGGATGTCATCTTGCTGGACCTTAATTTACCCAAGAAGGATGGGATGCAGGTGGCTGCGGATATTCGGCGGGTTTCGCCGACGGTACCGCTGATCATGCTGACCGCCCGGGATACCGAGAGTGACCAGGTGCTTGGCCTGGAAATCGGCGCTGATGACTACGTTACCAAGCCCTTTAGCGCGATTACACTGATTGCCCGCATTAAGGCACTCTATCGCCGGAGCCAGCTTGCCAAGCAGCCGGCAGAACAGCCGGGGGCTGCTGACCGTGATTTTGATGTTAAAACCAAGAACTTCCGGATGAACACTAAGACCCGGGAAGTCTTTCTCTACGACCAGCAAATCGATGACCTGACACCAAAGGAATTCGACCTTCTCAAGACGCTGGCTTCCAAGCCACGGCAGGTGTTTACCCGGGAGCAGCTCCTCCAGCTTGTCTGGGACTATGAATACTATGGGGATGAACGGACTGTCGATGCCCATATCAAGAAGCTCCGGCAGAAGCTGGAAGACTTGGGACCACAGGTAATTAAGACGGTATGGGGAGTAGGCTATAAGTTTGATGACGAAGCTGACTAA
- a CDS encoding ECF transporter S component yields MQKQVQTKKMTLAAMLLALAIVFGRLFLIPLPWTRGNVNLCDAAIFIGAMLLGPWYGGTIGGFAGLFLDLISGFAQYAPFSFIAHGLEGLLTGLIMRWLPGCWGRFLGLAVGIIVMVVCYFFADSFLYNWATGTLGVIPNTIQGLIGALIALLFAKPLRRRLNISLK; encoded by the coding sequence ATGCAAAAACAAGTACAAACTAAAAAAATGACTTTGGCAGCAATGCTCTTGGCGCTGGCAATCGTCTTCGGCCGCCTCTTTTTAATTCCGTTACCGTGGACGCGGGGGAACGTGAACCTTTGTGATGCCGCCATTTTTATTGGGGCCATGCTGCTCGGTCCCTGGTATGGAGGTACGATTGGGGGCTTTGCCGGCCTCTTCTTAGACCTGATTTCCGGCTTTGCCCAGTATGCTCCGTTTTCGTTTATTGCCCACGGACTAGAGGGCTTGCTGACCGGCCTGATAATGCGTTGGCTGCCAGGGTGTTGGGGCCGCTTCCTGGGCCTTGCAGTTGGAATTATTGTGATGGTGGTCTGCTACTTCTTTGCCGACTCGTTCCTGTACAATTGGGCGACCGGGACACTGGGGGTTATCCCTAATACCATCCAGGGGCTGATTGGGGCATTGATTGCGCTCCTGTTTGCTAAACCCCTGCGGCGGCGCCTGAATATTTCACTTAAATAG
- a CDS encoding PfkB family carbohydrate kinase — protein MAATTILQAMGITTALLPATVLSTQTEGFATPVALDTTNWQQATAQHWSQLQLPFQGALVGYLGSAQEVHTVRQIIHDLVPNQLVVDPVMADQGRLYPGLPATYPAALCDLCRDATVLTPNWTELCLMTGQSISEPNPEECLHMAKLLHQAGITGQLVVTGIHQDGQIGSWLVHGDQLLFSGADYFPGHFYGTGDCFAALLYGYLTRGSRLHTAVDQATQALAVAVKETAAVPMGERLLGMQLKKLVTYLTREK, from the coding sequence GTGGCCGCAACGACAATTCTTCAAGCAATGGGGATTACGACCGCTCTCCTGCCCGCTACGGTCCTGTCCACCCAGACTGAGGGCTTTGCCACCCCAGTCGCCTTGGACACGACCAACTGGCAACAGGCGACTGCCCAGCATTGGTCCCAGCTTCAGTTACCCTTCCAGGGGGCCCTGGTTGGTTACCTCGGTAGCGCCCAGGAAGTTCACACTGTCCGCCAGATCATCCACGATTTGGTCCCCAACCAGCTTGTGGTCGACCCGGTGATGGCGGACCAAGGCCGCCTTTATCCGGGCTTGCCGGCTACGTACCCCGCGGCCCTCTGTGACCTGTGCCGGGATGCGACCGTGCTGACCCCTAATTGGACCGAACTGTGCTTGATGACCGGGCAAAGTATCAGTGAGCCCAACCCGGAAGAATGCCTGCACATGGCGAAACTGCTCCACCAGGCCGGCATTACCGGTCAGCTGGTCGTTACCGGGATCCACCAGGATGGCCAAATCGGCTCCTGGCTGGTCCACGGTGACCAGCTGCTTTTTAGTGGGGCCGATTATTTCCCGGGACATTTTTACGGAACCGGTGACTGCTTTGCGGCACTCCTTTACGGCTACTTAACGCGGGGCAGTAGGTTGCACACTGCCGTTGACCAGGCTACCCAGGCCCTCGCCGTCGCAGTCAAGGAGACCGCGGCCGTACCCATGGGAGAGCGTCTGCTGGGAATGCAGCTCAAGAAGTTAGTGACTTATTTAACGAGGGAGAAATAG
- a CDS encoding Rib/alpha-like domain-containing protein gives MLSRNNWKEQVRQQEPKKQRFTIKKLTIGVASVLIGFTFMGMSASADDQTTPTTSDPAVTPTKVQSNNNPSMGMSASADDQTTPTTSDPAVTPTKVQSNNNPSAQTAQSGATSYYNNALSLYAIGDSDDSTDSDKYQVTYLPMYFERPTTDTPVTKTQTPMMPYMMPDGTITGYKLTGDTHGAPFNPPKGLTASVDSKTGKVTVTVAKDVTTDDFTIMVDIDYQDGSGTFWYVPVHIKNYANQYIPAYTDTTVAANSSVNTGSPSFTKDSEAVTDVPGHTYAFKDGTTNMTINDKNSKNPVTVTIDNTSGAITFTAPDDATEYDIPVTVTYKDGSSNTATAKVFVNKSLDPTKVDPTNPEYKEMFKTVTRDIVTTSVSGQQTTKTQSLDFGRTMTIYGNGDPATYGKWEALSADKFASKNITPVDGYTSYYKIGNDGQKVYASAVPSASALDKDGNPVAGTTVYVGYDKSNADQYIPAYTDTTVAANSSVNTGSPSFTKDSEAVTDVPGHTYAFKDGTTNMTINDKNSKNPVTVTIDNTSGAITFTAPDDATEYDIPVTVTYKDGSSNTATAKVFVNKSLDPTKVDPTNPEYKEMFKTVTRDIVTTSVSGQQTTEAQSLDFGRTMTIYGNGDPATYGKWEALSADKFASKNITPVDGYTSYYKIGNDGQKVNASAVPSTSALDKDGNPVDGTTVYVGYDRNNTTPGDDRNHNTNPGDNGNHNTNPGNNNGINNGTQNGNGNKTVNTNVTNNGNGDNSQNNKQALPQTGNTKNDAAVAGLGLAGLLAMLGLGGLKKKRN, from the coding sequence ACGATTAAGAAATTAACCATTGGAGTTGCTTCGGTTTTGATTGGTTTCACATTTATGGGAATGAGTGCTTCAGCCGACGATCAAACCACACCAACTACTAGTGATCCAGCAGTTACACCTACGAAAGTACAAAGCAATAATAACCCATCTATGGGAATGAGTGCTTCAGCCGACGATCAAACCACACCAACTACTAGTGATCCAGCAGTTACACCTACGAAAGTACAAAGCAATAATAACCCATCAGCTCAGACAGCTCAGAGCGGTGCAACGAGTTATTATAACAATGCACTAAGTCTTTATGCTATTGGTGATAGTGATGATAGTACTGATAGTGACAAGTACCAAGTAACCTACCTTCCGATGTATTTTGAGCGTCCAACAACTGATACCCCAGTTACTAAGACCCAAACGCCAATGATGCCTTATATGATGCCAGATGGGACAATTACTGGTTACAAACTTACTGGTGACACACACGGAGCTCCTTTTAATCCTCCAAAGGGTCTCACTGCCTCTGTTGATTCAAAGACTGGTAAAGTAACCGTAACTGTAGCAAAGGATGTCACTACTGATGACTTCACTATTATGGTAGATATTGACTATCAAGACGGCAGTGGTACGTTCTGGTATGTTCCGGTCCACATCAAGAATTACGCTAATCAATACATTCCAGCTTACACAGACACAACTGTTGCGGCTAATAGTTCTGTAAATACTGGTTCTCCTAGCTTCACTAAGGATAGTGAAGCAGTTACAGATGTTCCTGGTCATACTTACGCATTTAAAGATGGCACAACTAATATGACCATTAATGATAAGAATAGTAAGAACCCAGTAACTGTAACTATCGATAATACCTCTGGTGCTATTACATTTACTGCTCCAGATGATGCTACTGAATATGATATTCCAGTAACAGTAACCTATAAAGATGGTTCAAGCAACACGGCAACTGCTAAAGTCTTCGTTAATAAGTCACTTGATCCAACCAAGGTTGATCCAACGAACCCTGAATATAAGGAAATGTTCAAGACGGTTACCCGTGATATTGTGACTACTTCAGTATCTGGTCAACAAACAACTAAGACTCAGAGTCTAGACTTTGGTCGGACAATGACTATCTACGGTAATGGCGATCCTGCTACATATGGTAAGTGGGAAGCTTTGAGTGCGGACAAATTTGCTTCTAAAAACATTACACCAGTTGATGGTTACACTTCTTACTACAAGATTGGCAATGACGGTCAAAAGGTATATGCTTCTGCTGTTCCATCTGCTTCTGCATTAGATAAGGATGGCAACCCAGTTGCCGGTACTACTGTTTACGTTGGTTACGATAAGAGTAACGCTGATCAATACATTCCAGCTTACACAGACACAACTGTTGCGGCTAATAGTTCTGTAAATACTGGTTCTCCTAGCTTCACTAAGGATAGTGAAGCAGTTACAGATGTTCCTGGTCATACTTACGCATTTAAAGATGGCACAACTAATATGACCATTAATGATAAGAATAGTAAGAACCCAGTAACTGTAACTATCGATAATACCTCTGGTGCTATTACATTTACTGCTCCAGATGATGCTACTGAATATGATATTCCAGTAACAGTAACCTATAAAGATGGTTCAAGCAACACGGCAACTGCTAAAGTCTTCGTTAATAAGTCACTTGATCCAACCAAGGTTGATCCAACGAACCCTGAATATAAGGAAATGTTCAAGACGGTTACCCGTGATATTGTGACTACTTCAGTATCTGGTCAACAAACAACTGAGGCTCAGAGTCTAGACTTTGGTCGGACAATGACTATCTACGGTAATGGCGATCCTGCTACATATGGTAAGTGGGAAGCTTTGAGTGCGGACAAATTTGCTTCTAAAAACATTACACCAGTTGATGGTTACACTTCTTACTACAAGATTGGCAATGACGGTCAAAAGGTAAATGCTTCTGCTGTTCCATCTACTTCTGCATTAGATAAGGATGGCAACCCAGTTGACGGTACTACTGTTTACGTTGGTTACGATAGGAACAATACCACTCCTGGCGATGACCGCAACCATAACACTAACCCTGGTGATAATGGTAACCACAATACTAACCCAGGTAATAACAACGGTATCAATAATGGTACCCAAAACGGTAATGGCAACAAGACCGTAAACACTAATGTTACTAACAACGGTAATGGTGACAACAGTCAAAACAACAAGCAAGCATTACCACAAACAGGTAATACTAAGAATGATGCGGCTGTAGCTGGATTAGGTTTAGCTGGCTTACTGGCAATGCTTGGTTTAGGCGGATTGAAGAAGAAACGCAACTAG